The genomic interval CTCCTTATATCAAAAACCGGGGCTGTTGCCGATCATGAATTACTAAAAATGTTTCCCCGACAGGCTCCTAGAAAATTTTATCTCTTCCTGAGAGTCAATCACCTTTTGCAAGGCATTTTTGATTATTTTAATTTTGTCCGCGGCCGTAATTTTCTTTCCAAAAATATCTTTTACATAGAATACATCGGTTACTTGTTCCACCTTGGTCGAAATTTTTGAGAGCCCTATAAAACATCCATGCTCATTTAGCACACGGGCAATGTCGTATAAAAGCCCCAAACGATCATGGGCATAGACATCGATGACCGTGTAATAAGCCGAAACATCGTTATCTAGAACCACCTTGCTGTTTGCTTTTTGAACGGGTTTTTTACTCAGATAATCCGGAATTTTCTGCTTATCAATAAGGTCGGCGATTTTGGTTTGTCCCAGCAAAACATCGCCCAGGGCCTTTTGAACACTTTCAAATTGCTGGCCCACACTATTCCTTGAAACAGGAAAAGTGACATCCAGAATGACAAGCACATATCCATGGGTTGTCTGAAAAATATCAGCATGGATGATATTGATGCCATGGGCCAACATGACCCCGGTAATCACCGAAAAAACATGGGGGGCATTCAGGGTATAAATGGTGATTTCCTTCAAATTAAATTCACCCAACTCACGATGGTCGGAAACCAGTTTTTCTGTTTTTGATTTTTCAAACATCAAAAAATGTTTTTCGATGTCACGGTCTTCATTGGCAAAAAAGTAACGGGGGGGCATCACCGACAAAAATCTCTGGCTGTCTTCCTTGGGATATTTGTCACCAAATTGACTCATGATTGTTTCTTTCACCCGGGCGATGCGTTCGATTGTCTTTTCCTTTGAGAATTCGCCCTTGGTGATGACCTCATGGGTACGTTTGTACAATTTCTGCAAAAGCACGTCTTTCCAATCGGTCCAGGCTTCAGGGCCCACGGCACGGATATCCCCCCACGTAAGAAGGAATAGCATGTTCAGATTGTCCATGGTTCCCATGGAACGGGCAAATTTGATGATGAGTTCCGGATCATCCAAATCACGGCGCTGTGATAAATGCGGCATAATCAAGTGGGATTGGATCAAAAAATCAACCGCATCGGCTTCTGCCTGTGAATATTGAAGACGTTCGGTAATCTTGCGTGCAATGACGGCCCCCTTGACGGAGTGGTTCCCACCCTCCCCTTTTCCAATATCGTGCAAAAAAAGACCCAGGGTGAGTAGTTCAGGATGAACAACGGCTTGTAGCGCTTCTTTATAGAAAGGAAATTTTGCATCGTAGTCCCCACGGACAAGCTTTGAAAGTTCATTCACGGCAAAGATTGAATGCGTGTCAATGGTGTAGATGTGATAAACGTCGTGCTGCACACGGCAGCGAAGTTTTTTGAATTCGGGCATCCAGGCATCCAGAAAATGGGTTTCATGCATGGCCATGAGCACATCCCCCAAATTGGAATAAGAATTCAAAATGGCCCTGAAGATTTTGATGTTTTCAGGATTGTTCCTGAAATCGTCATTGACCGTTGAAACCAGGGACCTTACATGGTCCCTGGTTTCGGGATGAAGGGCCAAACCCTTTTCCTGCATGTGGGAAAAAAGACGCATCATGGACACAGGAAAATCAATGAAAACCTGACGATTCTTGATGGACAACTGCCCCTCGACAATGCGGAAGATGTCATCAATCTTGCGTGTGGTTATCTTTTGAATAAGTTGATGAAACCCAAACCCGCCCGCCTTCATTTTTCGCAGCACTTTGTCGGTGATGGTATAAACATCGTAGGCCAGGCTGTAATAGGTCTGCATGAACTGTTCAACGCCTAAAATTCCATCGACGGAATCCTTAAAACCCAACTTCTGCGCCACGACCTCCTGATGCTGGAAAGTAAGGGCATCGGCTTTTCTTTCGGCCAAAAAATGAAGCTCGTTGCGAATGCGCCACAAAAAATTACGGGCCATCACAAGCTTTTTTTCTTCATCTTCATCTAAGTATCCATTTTGAATAAGATCTTGGTAAGTGGCCTTTTGCCCCTTGATTTTGGCCATCCACAATAAAAGTTGAAGGTCGCGCAAAGTACCGGCCCCTTCTTTGACATTGGGCTCAAGAACAAAAACGGATCCCCCATACTTGGCAATTCGTTTTTTTCTTTCATCAAGTTTGGCCTGAATCGTCTTTTGTTGGTTGGAAGAAGATTTTAAATAATCAGCCAAAGTTTTTTTGAGTTCCAAAAAAAGGGATTCATTCCCGTATAAAAGGCGAACATCAAGCAGGGCTGTCAATACCGTTGAATCTTCCTGGAACATCTTTTTGCAATCGGCCAGTGTGCGTGTGGCATGCCCTACTTCAAGCTCCAAATCCCACAACAAATACAAGACTTTTTCGGTCAGGGTTTCAATGTAGGCTCCTTTTTTGGTTGAGTATAAAAAAACAATGTCGATATCCGAATAGACATTCATTTCGGAACGCCCATATCCCCCTTGAGCCACAAGGGTAACCCCCGGACCACGATGGGATGTTTTTTGCCGGACTTCCGGTTCAATCGTTTCCAAAATATGCAGCAAGAGCTTATCGATCATGGCTGAACGAATGCCCACAAGTTGTTCGGCATGATAATTTCTTTCGTGAAGGAGTTTAAGCTGTTGGTTGCACAAAAAGAGAAAATTTTGGCAAGCTTCCTTAAGCGGGTTTTGCAGTATTTCAGGAACATAGCGCACAAAATCATGCGCATCCCATCCTATGGGCTCAAAACTGTCTTGGATGGAGGTTTGGATTTCGGAAGACATATGTTTATACGGGCGAGATTATCCCGCCTTGTACGGGCGGTCCCTTGTACGGGCGGGGTTACCCCGCCCCTACCATTTTTTTTAACTCTGCCAATAAATTCAGGGCCGAAAGAGGAGTTATCGCATTCACATCGATTTTCTTCAACTCTTCTTCTACGAGGGACTTTCTTTCCTCAAATAACGAAGGCTGATGAAATCCTGAGGCGGCTTCCGCTTGAAACTGCAAATCTTTTTGCTCCAAAATTTTAAGCAACTCGCGCGCCCTTGTGATGGTATGGGAAGGAAGCCCCGCCATCGCCGCAACAGATACTCCATAACTCCGATTGGTTCCCCCTTCTTTTAATTCCCTTAAGAAGCGGATTTCCCCATTCCATTCCTTGACCGCCATGTGATAATTTTTGATCCCCGGCTTTTCTTCGGCAAGGTCGGTCAGCTCATGATAATGGGTGGCAAAGAAAGTGCGTGCCCCGATTTTATCGTGAATGGTTTCTGCCACCGACCAGGCAATGCTTAATCCATCAAAGGTGGAAGTGCCCCGGCCGATTTCATCCAAAAGAATCAGGCTTTGGGGTGTGGCCTGTTTTAAAATATGGGCTGTTTCCAGCATTTCAACCATGAAGGTCGACTGGCCTTTTTGCAGATGGTCGGAAGCCCCGATACGCGTAAAAATACGATCGGTTAATCCAATCCTGGCTTCTGCCGCCGGAACAAATCCCCCCATCTGCGCCATGATGACAATAAGGGCCGCTTGCCGCATCAGTGTGGACTTACCCGCCATGTTCGGCCCGGTAATCATCATCAGGGAAGCCTGTTTTCCTTCCAGAAAAATGTCATTGGGAACAAAAACAGCCTCATCGAGCAAGGCTTCAATAATGGGATGACGGCTTTTGGTCAGATTTAACAGGGGCAGGTCGACCATCACCGGCCGCACATAATTTCTCTGGGAAGCCAAAGAAGCCAGACCCGCCAAGGCATCCAGGGTAGCTAAATGGGTCGCCAGTTTTTTAATGCGTTCCGACTGGGCGGCCACTTTGACGCGTAATTCCAAAAAGAGACCGTATTCCAGTTCCTTGATTTTTTCAGCAGCCCCCAAGACCTTGTCTTCATATTCCTTAAGGGCCGGTGTGATAAAGCGCTCGGCATTGCTTAGGGTTTGCTTGCGTATGTAATGAGCCGGGGCCTTTTCCTTGTGGACATTGGTTATCTCAATGTAATAACCAAAAACATTATTGAACCGGATTTTTAAGGAAGAAATCCCCGTGGCTTCCCGTTCCTGGGTTTCCATGGTGGAAATGATGAATTTTCCGTTTTTTTCGACATCACGTAATTCGTCCAAAGTTTTATTCACCCCTTCACGAATGATGCCCCCCTCTTTTAAGGCCAGGGACGGGTCGTCAACCAAGGTGGAACCAATCAGATTTTGGACATCGGACAAATCTTCCATCGTATGCCACAAGCTTTTCAGCAAAGCAGAGGAACAGTGGCACAAACAATCCTTGATGGCCGGGATTTTTTCCAGGGAATAAGCCAAAGCCTTAAACTCGCGCGGGCTGGCCTGCTCTGCCAGAATACGATTCTGGATTCGCTCAAGATCGGCAAAGCCTTGAAGTAAACTTTGTACGGAATCCAAAAAAGAGGCGTTTTCAACAAACTCACCAACAGCATCCTGCCGTCTTTGGATGGAATGAAGATCAGTCAACGGATAGAGCATCCACTCGCGAATCTGGCGGCTTCCCATGGAACTGGAAGCCTGATCAATCAGCCACAAAAGAGACCCCTGGCGCTCCCCCGTGGCCATGGTTTGGGTAAGCTCCAAATGGCGTTTGGCATTTTCATCCAGATGCAAAAACTCGGAGGTGAAAACAATTTTTGGCTGACTTAAAATATGTTCCTGAAGAAGTTTGGAATCATTTAAATGCCCCAAAAGAGCCCCAGCCGCCATCGCCCCAACGGGATGGGAATTTAACCCCAGGGCCTCGCTGCTTAATTTGTAGTAACGGATAAATAAATCTTCCCCAAAATCACGGTCATAATACCAGCCTCCCAGACAGGCCAAACGAACCGGAAATAAGGAACGTAGTTTTTCAACCCAATCGGCCCCTTCCCCTTCTTGGGGAACCAAAATTTCCTTGGGTTCCAAGCGAGACAACTCCGCCATGAGCTTATCTTCATCTAAAACTTCAATTAACTTAAAACAACCAGTTGAAATATCAACATAAGATAATCCAAATTTATGATCGTTAAATAGGATGGAAGCAAGATAATTGGGGGCTTTTCCTTCCAAACTTTCGGGGTCGAACACCAAGCCAGGACTTAAGATTTGAACAACCTCGCGTTTGACCAGTCCCTTGGCTTTTTTGGGATCTTCGGTTTGTTCACAAATGGCCACTTTATGCCCGGTAGCGAGTAATTTGTTAATGTAAGTTTGAGCCGCATGATACGGAATGCCACACAGGGGAACCGAATCGGCCTGGTTTTTGTTGCGAGAAGTAAGAGTCAAATCCAAAACCTGGGAGGCCTTTTTGGCATCCTCAAAAAACATTTCATAAAAATCTCCCAGACGATACAAAAGGATGCAGTCCTGATGCTTGTTCTTGATAGAAAAATACTGAGCCATCATGGGGGTGGTTTCGGACATTGAAATGATTTAACAAGTTAATTGATAAAAATGAAGAAATTTTGTTGGCCAAGCTTTTGTTAATTCGTTACTTTAGCCAGCCCATGGCCCTCTATACCAAACTTAACAAAAAACAGATCGGTCAACTGGCCCAAAAATTCGGCCTTCCCCCTCCCCTTTCTTTTAAGGGAATTGTCGCGGGAACGGTGAATACCTATTACAGACTGCATTATAAGGATAAGAATTATTACCTTAAGGTGGATGAGGTCGCAGATAAAAAAAGGCTTTTGCGTGAGCTGCATATTTTGGAGGAATTAGAGAAGGCGCGATTACCGTTTCGGACACCAGTATCCTTTGTAAGGGCAATTCATGAATTGCCCTTACAAAATAAAAAGACCATCCTCCTTTTTGAGGAAATTCATGGGAAATCGCTCTTTGGCAAAAACCTTAAGCCCAAACATCTGATTCAAGCGGGGCGTGCCCTGGCCCAGATTCATGTGGGAACAAAAAAAGGACATTTTTCTGTACATCGTTTTGATATTCACGGACAAAAACATGTCTTTAATTCTGTACAGAAAAAATTACAGAAAAAACATCCTTCCATTCATCTCTGGGTAAAAAATAAAATTCAAGAGCTTGAAAAGAAAGAACCTTTGGGAATGCCGTCGGGGCTTATCCATGCCGATTTGTTTCCTGAAAACATCCTTTATGGTAACAACAAGCTTCATGGCATTCTCGATTTTGAGGCTGCCGGAAAGGAAGCATTTTTATTTGATGTGTGTGTGGCGATTCATGCCTGTTGTCATGACGGAAAAGATTTTGACCTTAAAAAAATAAAAGCCGTGCTTACCGGCTATACTTCTGTACGCCGGTTTACAAAAAAGGAAAAAAATAGTTTTGGTTATTACCTCGACTTGTCAGCCATACGTTTTTTGCTGACACGCTTAAGGGATTTTGAATTAAAGGACGGCGTGGTTAAAGCCTCTCCTTTTAAAGATTATCGGGAATATGTAAAAAGATTTGAGGAAAACCAGGTCTTGATAAGAGATATCAGGAAATTCATCTGAAACGTAGGGGCGATCCTTGTGATCGCCCTTGAACGGTAGACAAGTCGCGACCTGTCACTACAAGGGCGAATACAAGATTCGCCCCTACGATTTATTTTGGAATATTCTGAACAATCCGATCCTTCAACTGGGCCAATTCTGATTTAATGCTATCGCTTAACAGCTGCCAGCTACTTTCCTTTTCAGAGGGAATAATTCCAAGGCCCAACTGGCTCTTTTCGGCCTCAACCTCAACACGCCCTTTCTCACTCTTTAAACGTTTGCGCGCTCCATCAATGGTAAAGCGTTCTTCGTAGAGATACTTCTTTATCTTTAAAAGAAGCTCGACATCCTTTTTTTTGTAAAGCCTTTGATTGGTGCGAGACTTGACGGGAGAAATGTCTTTAAACTCGG from Deltaproteobacteria bacterium GWA2_45_12 carries:
- a CDS encoding [protein-PII] uridylyltransferase; this encodes MSSEIQTSIQDSFEPIGWDAHDFVRYVPEILQNPLKEACQNFLFLCNQQLKLLHERNYHAEQLVGIRSAMIDKLLLHILETIEPEVRQKTSHRGPGVTLVAQGGYGRSEMNVYSDIDIVFLYSTKKGAYIETLTEKVLYLLWDLELEVGHATRTLADCKKMFQEDSTVLTALLDVRLLYGNESLFLELKKTLADYLKSSSNQQKTIQAKLDERKKRIAKYGGSVFVLEPNVKEGAGTLRDLQLLLWMAKIKGQKATYQDLIQNGYLDEDEEKKLVMARNFLWRIRNELHFLAERKADALTFQHQEVVAQKLGFKDSVDGILGVEQFMQTYYSLAYDVYTITDKVLRKMKAGGFGFHQLIQKITTRKIDDIFRIVEGQLSIKNRQVFIDFPVSMMRLFSHMQEKGLALHPETRDHVRSLVSTVNDDFRNNPENIKIFRAILNSYSNLGDVLMAMHETHFLDAWMPEFKKLRCRVQHDVYHIYTIDTHSIFAVNELSKLVRGDYDAKFPFYKEALQAVVHPELLTLGLFLHDIGKGEGGNHSVKGAVIARKITERLQYSQAEADAVDFLIQSHLIMPHLSQRRDLDDPELIIKFARSMGTMDNLNMLFLLTWGDIRAVGPEAWTDWKDVLLQKLYKRTHEVITKGEFSKEKTIERIARVKETIMSQFGDKYPKEDSQRFLSVMPPRYFFANEDRDIEKHFLMFEKSKTEKLVSDHRELGEFNLKEITIYTLNAPHVFSVITGVMLAHGINIIHADIFQTTHGYVLVILDVTFPVSRNSVGQQFESVQKALGDVLLGQTKIADLIDKQKIPDYLSKKPVQKANSKVVLDNDVSAYYTVIDVYAHDRLGLLYDIARVLNEHGCFIGLSKISTKVEQVTDVFYVKDIFGKKITAADKIKIIKNALQKVIDSQEEIKFSRSLSGKHF
- a CDS encoding DNA mismatch repair protein MutS; this encodes MSETTPMMAQYFSIKNKHQDCILLYRLGDFYEMFFEDAKKASQVLDLTLTSRNKNQADSVPLCGIPYHAAQTYINKLLATGHKVAICEQTEDPKKAKGLVKREVVQILSPGLVFDPESLEGKAPNYLASILFNDHKFGLSYVDISTGCFKLIEVLDEDKLMAELSRLEPKEILVPQEGEGADWVEKLRSLFPVRLACLGGWYYDRDFGEDLFIRYYKLSSEALGLNSHPVGAMAAGALLGHLNDSKLLQEHILSQPKIVFTSEFLHLDENAKRHLELTQTMATGERQGSLLWLIDQASSSMGSRQIREWMLYPLTDLHSIQRRQDAVGEFVENASFLDSVQSLLQGFADLERIQNRILAEQASPREFKALAYSLEKIPAIKDCLCHCSSALLKSLWHTMEDLSDVQNLIGSTLVDDPSLALKEGGIIREGVNKTLDELRDVEKNGKFIISTMETQEREATGISSLKIRFNNVFGYYIEITNVHKEKAPAHYIRKQTLSNAERFITPALKEYEDKVLGAAEKIKELEYGLFLELRVKVAAQSERIKKLATHLATLDALAGLASLASQRNYVRPVMVDLPLLNLTKSRHPIIEALLDEAVFVPNDIFLEGKQASLMMITGPNMAGKSTLMRQAALIVIMAQMGGFVPAAEARIGLTDRIFTRIGASDHLQKGQSTFMVEMLETAHILKQATPQSLILLDEIGRGTSTFDGLSIAWSVAETIHDKIGARTFFATHYHELTDLAEEKPGIKNYHMAVKEWNGEIRFLRELKEGGTNRSYGVSVAAMAGLPSHTITRARELLKILEQKDLQFQAEAASGFHQPSLFEERKSLVEEELKKIDVNAITPLSALNLLAELKKMVGAG